The genomic stretch AGCACTGACTTCCAAAGGTTGCTTGTCTTCTTCCTCGACAGTTCACCGTCAGGGAGTGAGTAGTCTATGGCAAGCGAAAAGGGTCAAAATCCGCCAGCAAAGGCTGCATCAGAAACGGTGTGTTGCCATGAAAAAACACCACTTttgaagcacatttttaaagttgctcGTACTAAGTATGTGTCACATAAAAAACTGCATCTTATCACGTATGAACCACACGTCCAatactgcattcacaccggacacgTGCACACGGTTTCATGGATGTGCATCCACCCAGTCATGTTCACACCAAACCGCAGGAttcttgtttatgttttgttcttttactgttCAAGCTCGATGTGAAAAGTCAAGGGGGTGTAAATTCCGCAAATCTTGCTTAAGgcgttttgttttcacagctatGTTCCAAGGAATGTCAGTCTTGGTCTTATAGTCTTGTTGGGCACAAATTGCAATTAATAATATCTCCTTTGTGCTCATGTTTACAACGGTTGGTAGGCTAATtccatgttttaaaaacaacgCTATATGCACATTACTACCAAATCCGGGTCCTCAACTGACCGGTCACAGTGCCTTAGTTGCTGCAATTAAGCTTCAAATAGTGGTTGAACTTTCAGCGTGCGTTCAGCCTATTTGTCTaatttgtacgtagagcccgcgaccagagaggctggtgcttagagtTAGCAAATTCCCATTGACTACCTTGTTAAAATCCCCATGTTCAGACCTTTACTaaacccctttaatgcctggtgttcaaagtttttattttatcaatggCTGAGtatttgatccatgacaactctgaggggagtgattttttttctaagtttttattttcgatttatttatttcattaaataatgTCTAAGGGTCCTACCAATGTGCAAAGTTGGGGGAGACCTTCTGACGTCATCAGTGGGATTCTGAATGGCTCGGTGGGGCCTGAAGTATGGTTccacccaaatgctcagtatcgagAAACGTTTGGCCTGTCACATCAATCATCTACCCACACAAAACAttcactttactttttttccttttgcttgaTTAATTTATAATTGATATGATCATTCTGAATTAAACATAGGTGTAACTCAACCTAGTGTGCACATCACTGTTACTGCAGCTTCAAATTCAACTTGTTGTAATTCAGGAGCATAAAAACAAGTTAGTTATTacgtacaaactacaatcagcatgcaacaagctccttgctctgctccattctgatgcatccacttgtagaccaaTAGATCCCATTGTCCTTGTCTGAGCCAGCATCTAGTTCAAAACTGATAGCTTTGACATTGCTGGTCATATTTGTTGGACTCAATGAGTTATATATCACTGGAGATGACACACAGGTTTTTTACTATTGTCCAAGACAtgtaaagagcgacgccatattggactGGTATAAAAATAATGAGACATGGCTTAGcaaacagtaaaatgaccataaaaggAATAATTTTGgttagattttaaaaaggaaaaaactctgaataccagaaaaaataatttccaggtCATGGAAATAATGGTTTTGTACAAAGTTCAACAATTGAAcgacatttacaactttaaaaaaataaatagattataTAGAAACGCAATGGAAACCTGATGCACGATTGTAATTTCATTCCAATCTACACCCAGACTAACATTTATACAAACTGTTAAGACTCCTCGGTCTGTTTAGAAATGGATTAATGGATAGCCAACATCGCCGTAGACTGCTTGTGCCCTTTATATATGAGCCGGTTTGCGGCCAAATCAGCATGACACGGTCTGAGCCGACTGATAACAGTGTAGCCCAGTCGACGTCCTGACGGCCTcgcaatttaaattttaatgaaatgtatttcataataaaatggtcaattatttattgaaaagacttttattggagtgttgcttgattaaataatgttgtattcatttacataattaagaacagttttgGCTTCCATAGAAAAGTTACATTCTAGTTTCTCCAGCTCTGTTTGTACGACTGTAAtacagcagtaaacaggcatctATACCAGTCCAACATGGCATTCAAATTTGCGtatgcaacaagctaacatgccatctctagtgatatatAACTATGGTTGGACTGCtactgttagcttggggttgtaagctaccaggagaaagtgtaaacaaagggatgatgggaaatgaatgcTGGCTAACACCCTGCCAACAGTCCTGCATCTTCTCCCCCCACATCAGAATCAAAACtgacagcaaacaaacaaaaaaaactcctaaCAGGTTACAGCTAATGGATAACTAAGACAAGTGGACTATTACATAAACTAAGGCTATAGGTAGAAGGAATACACAAGGTTTATATGTGGCAGTTTTATATTTAAGAGCACACAAAATATGTGAGATAACATATTTATTCCAACCTATCCAACACAAAAAGTACAGGCACTTAGGGAAATCAACAAAAAGTCTGCAAAGGACTTCAACGTTTAAAAattttcttgaataaaaaaataaaaaaacacgagAGCACCTTTCACATAAAGCTGTagagaaatattttcaaaaagaacTCTCGGAGTGGCATAATATGGAGTGCATCTTAATAAATGAATGCTATTACAACATCTTCTGCTGGATAAAACTTTTGCAAGATCTCTTACCGTTCATTAAGTACTATTTTGCATTCAATATCCAACCAGTAAATATGATTCTGTTATAAACAACTTCTAAATGCTCATCCTATTTTTTTAGCATGCAATTTACATGCACTCTTACACCAACGAGTCACAAGGCATGTGGTACTATATTGAGGTTATTTGGTATCAGATATAAAGAGTGGATAAAAGAAATGGATTACTCCAACGGAGCTTTGTCTCCTTGAGAAAGGAAATTTTCATTCACCAGAGGTGCAGAAGGCAAAGAGCTGTAGGCTGGCGGTGCTAGAGAAGGTGAGGAAGATTGTGGATCCATGGGTGGGGCTGATGGAGGTTGGTGATTTGGTGGGCCAGTGGGTGAGAGGTGAGATGTAGAAACTCCAGATCCATAAGGAAAAGGCTGCTGTGGCACTGCGTTGCTGTAGCCCTCATACGTTGGAGGCAGAGGAGGGTACATGCCTGGAGGAGCAGCATACGGTTGAGGCTGACCTGGGTATTCTGGAGGAGGTGCTGAAAATCCCTGAGCTGCAGGGTATCCGTAACCTCCTGCTTGAGGAGATACAGGGTAAGGGCCCATAGAGACAGCAGGTGGAGGAAAGACGCTGTTGCTCGGGCCACCAAAATCACTAGGAGCAGCGACGTTATGCTGAAAGCGAGAAACTACGTCGGAATGTAAAATAGTTATGGGGAAGATTATCTCTGGATCGAAAGCAAAGCTGATGTCCAGGTACAcctaagaagaaaaacacaagtcaaTCCATAAACAACTTCCTTAATAAGAACAGAATTTGAAATCTTCTGttgaattatcttttttttttttttacaaaattacagCAACAATTGTAAATAGCCACAGACCTTTAAGGTGTATTCCAGTTTAATTATATCACAGTTCTGAATTGATGGTCCCTGATCGGCAGGAATCTCCATGACACACTTGAGctcttttttggtgttttgctCAATGGGGTCAAAAACCATCTTGTTGATTTCATCTGTGGAGCTCTTGGTACTTCCTCTGGCATAGTAGGTGATTTTCTTGGTTAAACTCAACTTGGGTTTCACTTTTTTGGAGG from Oryzias melastigma strain HK-1 linkage group LG9, ASM292280v2, whole genome shotgun sequence encodes the following:
- the LOC112148564 gene encoding arrestin domain-containing protein 3, producing MPSVESLTVNYDFLNEQGTFSEGDIVTGNVTLTLAKDTKVQSLFVKLKGDANVRWSEKRGDKTKVYSADTRYFKLKQFLTPEGSDETALPQGIHVYKFRFQIPPGSMPSSFKGSYGKIVYKIEAKLSRSWRMNDTAEKELVFISKFIPSLQSPMTPQSGSTRKEMGLFSKGHVEFEAVLNKKAFGAGENMELVLSVDNPSSKKVKPKLSLTKKITYYARGSTKSSTDEINKMVFDPIEQNTKKELKCVMEIPADQGPSIQNCDIIKLEYTLKVYLDISFAFDPEIIFPITILHSDVVSRFQHNVAAPSDFGGPSNSVFPPPAVSMGPYPVSPQAGGYGYPAAQGFSAPPPEYPGQPQPYAAPPGMYPPLPPTYEGYSNAVPQQPFPYGSGVSTSHLSPTGPPNHQPPSAPPMDPQSSSPSLAPPAYSSLPSAPLVNENFLSQGDKAPLE